A stretch of the Rutidosis leptorrhynchoides isolate AG116_Rl617_1_P2 unplaced genomic scaffold, CSIRO_AGI_Rlap_v1 contig208, whole genome shotgun sequence genome encodes the following:
- the LOC139881893 gene encoding transcription factor MYB1-like: MGRSPCCSKEGLNRGAWTALEDKILSAYIKAHGEGKWRNLPKRAGLKRCGKSCRLRWLNYLRPDIKRGNISPDEEELIIRLHNLLGNRWSLIAGRLPGRTDNEIKNYWNTNLGKKIKNQQSPPISPQASCDIEPKEPLVIRTKATRAPKVLLPISDCYTVPILTNINDQSLETNTNSPAALDNDQPDFDYPNLVEFPEDQPSEFLNFDQEIEQLGAAGANYNEEEADHQSQDQSFPFSQAMLEDYWTTSHCLEENNMDLDSLSFLLDPDNIDDHWPV; encoded by the exons ATGGGAAGGAGTCCATGTTGCTCCAAAGAAGGATTGAACAGAGGAGCATGGACTGCCTTGGAAGATAAAATATTATCTGCTTATATTAAAGCACATGGTGAAGGCAAATGGAGAAACCTTCCGAAGAGAGCtg gTTTGAAGAGATGTGGAAAAAGTTGCAGACTGAGATGGTTAAATTACTTGAGACCGGACATCAAGAGAGGAAACATATCCCCAGATGAGGAAGAACTCATTATCAGACTCCATAACCTTCTTGGTAACAG ATGGTCTCTTATAGCCGGAAGGCTACCGGGGCGAACAGACAATGAAATCAAAAACTACTGGAACACGAATTTAGGAAAGAAGATTAAAAATCAACAATCACCACCAATTTCTCCACAAGCTAGCTGTGATATTGAGCCAAAAGAGCCTTTAGTTATAAGGACAAAGGCTACTAGGGCTCCAAAAGTGTTACTCCCAATTTCTGATTGTTACACAGTACCAATATTAACAAATATTAATGATCAAAGTCTTGAAACTAATACTAACTCCCCAGCCGCTCTGGACAATGATCAACCGGACTTCGATTATCCGAATCTGGTCGAGTTTCCGGAAGATCAACCATCAGAGTTCTTGAACTTTGACCAGGAAATCGAACAACTTGGAGCTGCAGGAGCTAATTACAATGAAGAAGAAGCTGATCATCAAAGTCAAGACCAGTCGTTTCCATTTAGTCAAGCAATGTTAGAGGATTATTGGACCACAAGTCATTGTCTTGAAGAGAACAATATGGATCTGGACTCATTGTCATTTTTGCTTGACCCTGATAATATTGATGATCACTGGCCAGTATGA